The genome window GGGCTACGGTGGTGGCGCACTGGCCGAACTCGCCCGGCACGGGGTCGATTACCTGATCGGCACGATGTGGGATGAAGAGTACGGTGGTTTTTACTGGATGACCAACCGCAGGGGCGAAGTAACGAACGACCAGAAGATCGTTTATGGACAAAGTTTCGCCATCTATTGCCTGAGCGAATACACGCTGGCGACCGGCGATCTGCGCGGGATCAAATACGCCCGAACTGTATTCGATCTGTTGCAGAAATACGCCACCGATACCACCCACGGCGGCTATTTCGAGATGTTCCTTCGCGACTGGACGCTCAAAGGACCGGGCTCCGCCGGGGGCGACCGCAAAACGCTGGATGCGCACATGCACCTGATGGAAGCGTTCACGACCTTATATGAATGCACGCGCCAATCCATTCATCGCCGGAAGTTACTGGAAGTCATCGATCTGCTGACGAAAAAGATTATGCACCCGGTCTATGGCACGGGTATACCTCAGTTCTGGACTGACTGGCAGGTTGCCCCGCAGATTAAGTTCGACGTTATCTGGGGCTGGGACCGCTTCACCAACGACGGCGTCAAACGGGCCGCCGAAGACAATACGAGCTACGGCCACAACGTCGAATTTGCCTGGCTACTGCTGCACGCGCTGACGATCCTGGAAATACCCCACGAGGTGTACCACGATCAGTTGCGTAAATCATTCGCTCATGCCGTTGATCACGGCGTCGACTGGAAATTTGGTGGTGTCTTCGTTGAGGGATCGCACGCGGGCGAGGTGTATGATCGGGAAAAAGAATTCTGGCAACAAGCGGAAGTACTGATCGGCTTTCTGGACGCCTACCGGATCTTTGGCGACGAGCGATACTGGCAGGCGTACGAAAATGTCCATCGCTTTGTGCTGGACAAACTGGTCAATCATTCGGTTGGTGAGTGGTGGCCGCTGACGACCCGACAGGGTGATCCAATCTGGACCCACATGAGCCATTCCTGGAAAATCAACTACCACACCGTGCGGTCGATGGTCCAATCCATTCAACGGCTGGATGCACTCCGCGTCATCAGTCGCTAGTCATGTCTACGCTTTGGCTGGCCGACCGTACACTTAATCGTACGAACACTGGCCCATTTCCTCACTTACGTTTATTCAACTAAGCAGATTTGTTTTGATTTCATTGCAAAGGGGCCTTTCAACGGACGATCGTATGCCAACCCTTTGTTATGGAACAACTCAACAAATTACTCGACAAAAAAATTGCGCCCAGCATACCCGCTGGTCTTTGGAAGGCACAGGCCGAACTCCGCTCGCCGGTCAAGGTTAACCCGGTTTTCTTTTCGACTCTTTGATGCTGTCTTCACTGAGTTGTTCCTGCTGAAAAACGAATTCGTGGGTCTTTTTAGCCCGCTCGCGGGCCTCCCGGGCTTTCTCCATAAACTGCTGCGCTGCCACGGTGTTGCCTCCCTCTGCCAGCTGCTTACCCGATTGTTCTAGGAGCATTACGGTTTCTTCAAGGCTGCGAATTGCCTTCCAGAATGAATCCTCGACGGATTTTGTGGTTTCAGCCAGCAGTGCATTGGCCGTAAATGCGTGCCCGGTGTGACACCGATACCGGATGATCTTTCCCTCTTTGATACTGACCAGGGCGCCGTTACATTCCGGACAGGTCAGACGGGTGGGCTCTCCCATGTCCTGAATCCCGAGCTCGAAGGCATTTTCCTGGGCCGCAATGTTAATCTCCGTTACCATGAGTTCGTCCTCTTTGGCGGGCAAATCCGGCTTCTCACTGACCGACTCTTTAATTAGGTCTTCGAGTAAGAAGGCCATTTTGGAAATAGGAACGATGTAATCGACGTCGACATACTCCAGCACACTATCGGGCATACTGGGGTATATGGCTTCGCGGGGTTCCTGAATGATGCCAATGCCGCCCAGCCGCTTTACCGACCACATGCCTGACGTACCGTCGTTTAGCATACCCGTTAGCACGATTCCAATCACTCTGGGCCCGTAGCTGTAAGCCGCCGACCGGAACAGCGCATCGATGGAAGGCCGAAACCGGTTTTCCTTGGGCCCTTTCTTGACGATCACCTGATCATGTTCGACCAGCATGTGATGATCGGGGGGCGCTACGTAGATTTTACCGGTCTGAATGACCTCCCCATCCTGCGGATGCACAACGGGTAATGCGCCCGACACAGTCAGTATCTCAGGCAGAAAACTCGGCGAGTGAGACGATACGTGTAATACAATAAATAGTGACGCATGGAAGTCGGGTGGTAACGTTGCGACCAATTCTTTGAGTGCATAAACGCCACCAGCCGAAGCGCCTATAACGATAATGTTTCGTTTTGCCATATGAGGGTAAGCTGTTACTTTTACATAACAAACAAGACGGTTATTCTTGCTTTTAGGTAAGCAGACAACTTCGGTTTAGTAGAAGGAGAAGCTGGTTCGACTGCGATGGTTGGCCACGACCTCGTCTCATTGTTAAGAAACGATTGCCTTCCCAATAAGTTTTTGATCCTCTTTAGATGCCAAAGAAACGAAACACATCAATACCACACCAATCCTCGAACATGCCCATACCTATCGTTGCCATTGGCGCATCGGCGGGTGGTATTGAAGCCGTTTCTGAACTGCTGCGTCATCTCTCCCCCACAACAGGGTTGGCTTATGTGTATATTCAGCACCTCGACCCCACCGTTGAAAGCCATATCTCCGATATCTTGAGCCGCAGTACCACGATGCCGGTACTGGAAGCGCAACACCTGCTGCGGATCGAGCCAAATCACGTCTACGTCATTCCCCCCGATCAGGACATTGAAGCCGTTGACGGTGTACTCACGCTTCTGCCGCGCGATAAACCGGGCAATGCGGCCATCCACATGCCGATAGACCAGTTTTTCCTTTCCCTTGCCGAACGGCAGAAAGCAGGATCAATTGGTGTATTGCTGTCGGGAACGGCCACGGACGGAACGCTGGGGCTGCGCGCCATCAAAGCCGCCGGAGGCATCACGTTTGCCCAGGATGAGACAGCCCGCTTTCTGAGTATGCCCCGATCGGCCATTTCCGAAGGGGTGGTAGACCGGGTGCTCCCCCCCACCGAAATTGCGCTGGAACTAGACCAGCTGAGCCAGCAGCCCGCGGTATTCCAGCAGACCCTACAGGCGGAGCTACAGGAAGCCGAAGGCAGGACCGACGAAGACCTCACGGCCATCATTCAATTGCTGAGACGGATGGTGGGGGCCGATTTCAGCCACTACAAGCTAACGACCGTCCGTCGTCGGATCATCCGGCGGACTCTGCTTTACAAGTTAAATACGCTTTCTGAGTATGCCGACTATATGCGTCAGCACCCCGAAGAGGCCTCGCTGCTTTACGATGATCTGCTGATCAACGTAACGAGCTTTTTCCGGGATGCCGACACGATGGATTACCTCCAGAAAGTGCTGTTTCCCCAGCTTATCCGCGACAAACCCAGCCGCGAACCGTTGCGTATCTGGATACCAGCCTGCTCCACCGGTCAGGAAGCCTATACCATTGCCATGCTGTTGCTGGAGGTACTGGGCGACCGGGCCTCGACCATGACGGTCCAGATCTTTGCCACGGACCTGAGCGAATCGGCGGTGGCCAAGGCCCGCATGGGAAGCTACACCCGGGGCGAAGTAATCGATGTACAACCATCCCGGTTACAGCGCTTTTTCACCAAAGTGGATGACCACTTCCGCATCAACAAGTCGGTTCGGGACATGTGCGTATTTGCGCCCCATAACCTGCTCAAAGACCCGCCCTTTTCGCGCCTGGATCTAATAAGCTGCCGTAATCTGCTTATCTATCTGGATACGACTCTGCAACGAAAAGCCATCGTTACGTTTCATTACGCATTGAATCCCAGTGGCTATCTGGTTTTAGGCAAGTCAGAGACGGTAGGCACGTCGGCTCCGTTGTTTTCGCAGATCGAAAAAAACTACAAAATTTTCCTCCGCAAAAATGACGTAGACAGCCGGGCTACCTTCACCATGAGCCCCCGGCAACTAGACAGCCAGTCAGCTGCGCCATCGAACCGCCTTTTGCCCAGCCAAAAAACGAGCAACCTGTCGGCCGAGCGGTCGGCCAACTCAGGAAACGATTTGGATAACCTCATTGACAATCTGTTATTAACGCAGTATGTACCCGCCTGCGTGCTGGTTAACCAGGATCTGGAAATCCTCCAGTTTCGTGGATCAACGGGCTTGTTCCTCGAACCCTCACCGGGCAAGGCGAGCCTGAACCTGCTCAAGATGGCCCGTCCGTCGCTGGTCTTCGAACTGCGGAACACCGTGCATAAAGCCCAGAAATCAGGCGAGCCAGTCCGCAAGAGTGGACTGGAGGTGCGGCTGAAAGACAAAGTACACTACGTATCGGTTGAAGCCGTTCCACTCAATACCAGCACCGAAGAGCGGCTGTTCCTGATCATTTTTGAGGAAGCAGAGCCCCCGGTAGTGCCCGTTACCCGGTCAGCCGATGCGCGCAACCGCCGGATCAAAGAGCTGGAAACGGAACTGGCCAATCTGCGCGAGGACATGCGCTCCATCATTGAAGAGCAGGAAGCCAGCAACGAAGAACTCCAGTCGGCCAACGAGGAGATTATCAGCAGCAATGAGGAGTTGCAGAGCATTAACGAAGAACTCGAAACCAGCAAGGAGGAAATCGAGTCGACCAACGAAGAACTGCTGACAATCAATCAGGAGCTTCAGGTGCGGAACGATCAACTGTCGGAAGCGTACCAGTTTGCCGAAGACATCTTCGGAACCATTCGGGAAGCCACGCTGGTGCTGGACACTGACCTACGGGTCAAAAGTGCGAATCAAACCTTTTACCGGCTGTTCGGCACGAAAGCGGAAGATACGGAACGTCGGCTTCTGTATGAACTGGCCGCCCGCCAGTGGGACATTCCTGAACTCCGGATGTTGCTGATGGATGTTGCCACCCGCGGCACGCAGATTCACGGGTTTGAGTTCACGTACTCGTCCGGCGATGGGTCTGACAGCCACGTCAAAGTGCTTTCGTTGAATGCCCGGCGGGTCGTCCGTCAGCAGGAAGCCATTTTGCTGGCTATTGAGGACATTACCGAACACCGGCGGGCGCAGCGGCTGCTGGCCGAGCGCGAAGCCTGGTTCCACCAGATTGCCGATAATGCGCCCAGCCTGATCTGGGTTACCGGTCCCGATGATCAATATACGTTTATCAACCGGGTCTGGGCCGACTACACGGGACGCTCGCTCGACGATATCACGAAATACGGCTGGTCGCCAAACCTGCACCCCGACGACCGGAAACTATACCAGGATTCGCATACCAAACACGTCGGTAGTCAGCAGCCGTTCAGTTTTGAGTATCGGCTGCGCCGATATGACGGCGAGTATCGCTGGATGCTGGAAAATGCCCAGCCCGTATTCGCGCCCGATGGCACATTTGGGGGTTATATCGGCAGTGCTGCCGACGTGAATCTGCAAAAGGAACTCAACCAGGAGCTGGACCTGCGTGTTCAGGAACGGACGAGCGAACTCGCGCAGACCAACAACCTGCTGCAATCGATTTTCGACTCATCGCTCAACAGCGTCAGCGTTTTAGAAAGCGTTCGGGACGAATCAGGCGAACTGATCGACTTTGTGTACCAACTCACTAATGATGCAACAGAACAAGTCGTTGGTCAGACCAATTTAGAGGGAAAGCGCTATTCGACCATCAACAGCGCCTACAAGGAAGTGGGGCTGTTCGATATTCTGAAGCGGGTCGTCGAAACGGGCGAATCCGAGCGGTTCCCGCTGCATTACATCGACGAGACCATCGACCAGTGGCACGAATGCTCGGCGGTCAAACTAAACGATGGCGTCGTTTTGTCGTCTGAAGACATAACGGAACGAAGGCTGATCGAAGGCCGGATTCAGGACAGTGAGGCCAGCAAACAAAGCCTGCTGTCTATTTTTGGTCAGGCACCCGTGGGCATTGCCATGTTTAAGGGGGCTCGTTTCATCATCGATCTGGCGAACGAACGAATGCTCGATTACTGGGCTCGTACGCGCGCCCAGGTCATGAAAAAACCCCTTGCCGACGCGTTGCCTGAACTGGCCGGCCAACTCTTCGAAGCAAGCCTGACCAGCGCCTACACGACGAAACAACGCGTTTTTGCCAACGAGTTGCCGTTAACGTTCCAGCATCAGGAAAAGCGGGTAACCGTTTATATCGATCTTGCCTTTGAACCCTACTACGGAGCCGATAAATCAGTTGCGGGTGTACTCGTTGTCGCCAATGATGTTACGCAACAGGTTTTGGCCCGCCAGCTGATCGAGACTAACGAGCGCCAGTTACGAACGTTGGTCGAACATACACCGGATGTGATCACCCGCTGGGACAGCAACCTGAAACTAATCTTTGCCAACCAGGCTTTTGCGGGCAAAATGGGGCTACCCAATACCGCACTTCTAGGAAAGACCAACCTTGAGATGGAGCAACCTGGCGACATTGCTGTTGCCTATATGGATAGCCTGGAGGACGTTCTTCGCACCGGGAAACCCAAAGAACATTATAACTCATTTCCGTCACCTTCCGGCGAAATTTTCTTCTATTCCCGTATGGTGCCGGAATTCGGTGAGGATGGTTCCGTACAGGGCGTGCTGGCCATTGCCCGTGATATTACC of Spirosoma agri contains these proteins:
- a CDS encoding chemotaxis protein CheB, translated to MAKRNIIVIGASAGGVYALKELVATLPPDFHASLFIVLHVSSHSPSFLPEILTVSGALPVVHPQDGEVIQTGKIYVAPPDHHMLVEHDQVIVKKGPKENRFRPSIDALFRSAAYSYGPRVIGIVLTGMLNDGTSGMWSVKRLGGIGIIQEPREAIYPSMPDSVLEYVDVDYIVPISKMAFLLEDLIKESVSEKPDLPAKEDELMVTEINIAAQENAFELGIQDMGEPTRLTCPECNGALVSIKEGKIIRYRCHTGHAFTANALLAETTKSVEDSFWKAIRSLEETVMLLEQSGKQLAEGGNTVAAQQFMEKAREARERAKKTHEFVFQQEQLSEDSIKESKRKPG
- a CDS encoding PAS domain-containing protein: MPIPIVAIGASAGGIEAVSELLRHLSPTTGLAYVYIQHLDPTVESHISDILSRSTTMPVLEAQHLLRIEPNHVYVIPPDQDIEAVDGVLTLLPRDKPGNAAIHMPIDQFFLSLAERQKAGSIGVLLSGTATDGTLGLRAIKAAGGITFAQDETARFLSMPRSAISEGVVDRVLPPTEIALELDQLSQQPAVFQQTLQAELQEAEGRTDEDLTAIIQLLRRMVGADFSHYKLTTVRRRIIRRTLLYKLNTLSEYADYMRQHPEEASLLYDDLLINVTSFFRDADTMDYLQKVLFPQLIRDKPSREPLRIWIPACSTGQEAYTIAMLLLEVLGDRASTMTVQIFATDLSESAVAKARMGSYTRGEVIDVQPSRLQRFFTKVDDHFRINKSVRDMCVFAPHNLLKDPPFSRLDLISCRNLLIYLDTTLQRKAIVTFHYALNPSGYLVLGKSETVGTSAPLFSQIEKNYKIFLRKNDVDSRATFTMSPRQLDSQSAAPSNRLLPSQKTSNLSAERSANSGNDLDNLIDNLLLTQYVPACVLVNQDLEILQFRGSTGLFLEPSPGKASLNLLKMARPSLVFELRNTVHKAQKSGEPVRKSGLEVRLKDKVHYVSVEAVPLNTSTEERLFLIIFEEAEPPVVPVTRSADARNRRIKELETELANLREDMRSIIEEQEASNEELQSANEEIISSNEELQSINEELETSKEEIESTNEELLTINQELQVRNDQLSEAYQFAEDIFGTIREATLVLDTDLRVKSANQTFYRLFGTKAEDTERRLLYELAARQWDIPELRMLLMDVATRGTQIHGFEFTYSSGDGSDSHVKVLSLNARRVVRQQEAILLAIEDITEHRRAQRLLAEREAWFHQIADNAPSLIWVTGPDDQYTFINRVWADYTGRSLDDITKYGWSPNLHPDDRKLYQDSHTKHVGSQQPFSFEYRLRRYDGEYRWMLENAQPVFAPDGTFGGYIGSAADVNLQKELNQELDLRVQERTSELAQTNNLLQSIFDSSLNSVSVLESVRDESGELIDFVYQLTNDATEQVVGQTNLEGKRYSTINSAYKEVGLFDILKRVVETGESERFPLHYIDETIDQWHECSAVKLNDGVVLSSEDITERRLIEGRIQDSEASKQSLLSIFGQAPVGIAMFKGARFIIDLANERMLDYWARTRAQVMKKPLADALPELAGQLFEASLTSAYTTKQRVFANELPLTFQHQEKRVTVYIDLAFEPYYGADKSVAGVLVVANDVTQQVLARQLIETNERQLRTLVEHTPDVITRWDSNLKLIFANQAFAGKMGLPNTALLGKTNLEMEQPGDIAVAYMDSLEDVLRTGKPKEHYNSFPSPSGEIFFYSRMVPEFGEDGSVQGVLAIARDITKLKEADDLREAEQKVRETVENLQAILDSSPTLIIFFKESDTQDPLSDFHIAVCNDKVVQLLGKPVDQLIGQPVSQFADRLWQENTRSLLRQVRETSEPYHEERYMPTESGGSWLAIYVTQFDHGVVLTGVNITALKQAEQQQDLLLKEIEQSNENIQLLSQLRQQIRERGEFLRSTSHDLRGNFGIIQGAATLLDMANTDEERSQMLSMLQRNLRQVTQLLTELMDFSRLEADQEQRQILPFNVTELLIDLVERVRPIADEQGLWLHLEADEPITAEGDPVKVRRIAQNLVFNALRYTQTGGITVSLKPALSPDHWQFTITDTGPGLIQPESLADESFTADEGISLLIAKQLCELLNASFEIDSQSGIGTRVQVIFPRRYS
- a CDS encoding AGE family epimerase/isomerase — protein: MTKEILHQHLQELHTHLIDELLPFWTTRTIDEVNGGFVTHFDQYGNDSGEDEKSLIAQTRSIYTYASAHRAGYGGGALAELARHGVDYLIGTMWDEEYGGFYWMTNRRGEVTNDQKIVYGQSFAIYCLSEYTLATGDLRGIKYARTVFDLLQKYATDTTHGGYFEMFLRDWTLKGPGSAGGDRKTLDAHMHLMEAFTTLYECTRQSIHRRKLLEVIDLLTKKIMHPVYGTGIPQFWTDWQVAPQIKFDVIWGWDRFTNDGVKRAAEDNTSYGHNVEFAWLLLHALTILEIPHEVYHDQLRKSFAHAVDHGVDWKFGGVFVEGSHAGEVYDREKEFWQQAEVLIGFLDAYRIFGDERYWQAYENVHRFVLDKLVNHSVGEWWPLTTRQGDPIWTHMSHSWKINYHTVRSMVQSIQRLDALRVISR